One Synergistales bacterium DNA window includes the following coding sequences:
- the tuf gene encoding elongation factor Tu (EF-Tu; promotes GTP-dependent binding of aminoacyl-tRNA to the A-site of ribosomes during protein biosynthesis; when the tRNA anticodon matches the mRNA codon, GTP hydrolysis results; the inactive EF-Tu-GDP leaves the ribosome and release of GDP is promoted by elongation factor Ts; many prokaryotes have two copies of the gene encoding EF-Tu), with protein sequence PQFYFRTTDVTGDIKLPEGVEMVMPGDNSQFEVNLIVPVAMEEGLRFAVREGGRTVGAGVVTEIIE encoded by the coding sequence AGCCGCAGTTCTATTTCCGGACCACCGACGTGACCGGCGACATCAAGCTTCCGGAAGGCGTGGAGATGGTCATGCCCGGCGACAACTCGCAGTTTGAGGTGAACCTGATCGTGCCGGTGGCCATGGAAGAAGGCCTGCGTTTCGCCGTTCGTGAAGGCGGCCGGACCGTCGGCGCCGGTGTTGTCACCGAGATTATCGAATAG